Proteins co-encoded in one Lynx canadensis isolate LIC74 chromosome C1, mLynCan4.pri.v2, whole genome shotgun sequence genomic window:
- the UBXN10 gene encoding UBX domain-containing protein 10 yields MATEAPVNITPPERNAVGRTAADSFIWQPDSINMHLTRPKSAKGRTRPSRHKPQDAALCSHRAPASLPPAIRCESPSSQKPGACAPKSPNPGAPDEIPELLQQMPLGASSSLNKYPVLPSIHRKTLEEGAVETVARKASSLQLSNTQALYREEETATVKTSEEGPRAPSCSPERKAIGRARRQASSRAGDLKEPSEGEPRLLLAVRSPSGRRFVRYFRPTDDLSSVVAVAEHEDQAAYHHCSIETMEVPRRRFSDLTKSLQECRIPHKSVLGISQEEGEEWP; encoded by the coding sequence ATGGCCACGGAAGCCCCGGTGAACATAACTCCCCCTGAACGCAACGCTGTTGGCCGCACAGCAGCTGACAGCTTCATCTGGCAGCCAGACTCCATAAACATGCACCTCACCAGGCCCAAATCCGCCAAGGGACGGACGCGGCCGAGTCGGCACAAACCGCAGGACGCGGCGCTGTGCTCTCACCGCGCGCCGGCTTCTCTGCCTCCAGCCATTCGCTGTGAGTCGCCAAGCAGCCAGAAGCCAGGAGCCTGTGCACCCAAATCTCCAAACCCGGGAGCTCCCGATGAGATCCCTGAGCTGCTGCAACAGATGCCCCTGGGGGCTTCCTCTTCCCTCAATAAATACCCagtccttccttccatccacagGAAGACGCTGGAGGAGGGGGCCGTGGAGACTGTCGCTCGAAAGGCCAGCTCCCTGCAGCTGAGCAACACCCAGGCTCTGTACCGAGAGGAGGAGACCGCCACTGTGAAGACAAGTGAAGAAGGTCCCAGAGCTCCATCTTGTTCCCCAGAGAGGAAAGCCATTGGCCGAGCCAGGAGACAGGCCTCCTCCAGGGCTGGAGACCTGAAGGAGCCATCAGAAGGGGAGCCACGGCTGCTGCTTGCGGTCAGGTCGCCGTCGGGCCGAAGGTTCGTTCGCTATTTCCGGCCAACTGATGACTTATCCAGCGTTGTGGCCGTGGCTGAACACGAGGACCAGGCTGCCTACCACCACTGCAGCATTGAAACAATGGAGGTACCCCGGAGACGTTTCTCTGACCTCACCAAGTCTCTGCAGGAGTGCAGGATCCCCCACAAGTCGGTGCTGGGCATCTcacaggaagaaggggaggagtgGCCCTGA